The Mangrovivirga cuniculi genomic sequence AGACAAATAAAAGATGGATTTGAAAAGAAAATTTTAAAAATAACCAGGCGACATTATCAATGAGTTTTTTTCTACTATCAGCATATATAGCCATAGCAATTATCAGTGTAAGCATGATCTTAACACTGATACGGTTTATCCTGGGGCCCAGTTTACCAGACCGTGTCATCTCGCTGGATGTTTTTTCGGCAAACCTGCTGGCAATACTAGCCATTTATTCAGTGCTTGCTGAAGAAAAGACCTATTTAAACGTTGCATTGACCATGTCGCTCGTGGCCTTTGTGGGGACGATGACTTTTGCCTATTACCTGGTTCAGAAACGAGATAAAAATCGAGAAAA encodes the following:
- a CDS encoding monovalent cation/H+ antiporter complex subunit F, with protein sequence MSFFLLSAYIAIAIISVSMILTLIRFILGPSLPDRVISLDVFSANLLAILAIYSVLAEEKTYLNVALTMSLVAFVGTMTFAYYLVQKRDKNRENE